Proteins encoded by one window of Chrysemys picta bellii isolate R12L10 chromosome 10, ASM1138683v2, whole genome shotgun sequence:
- the LOC135973925 gene encoding SRRM2 protein homolog rsr-2-like — protein sequence MQADNRKRAPAWTVREVLDLIAVWGEDSVLAELRSKRRNAKTFEKISKGMMERGHNRDSEQCRVKVKELRQAYQKTKEANGRSGSEPRTCRYYAELHAILGGAATTTPPLFVDSGSGIVSTPEDSADGVEEEEEEEEDELAESTQHSLLPNSQDLFLTLTEVPSQAAQASTQDSDPMEGTSAAANSSSLPPPSRRLSQIRRRKKKTRDEMFSEIMQSSRSDRAHLNEWKETVSKYRKEVSEREDRRDQREERRDQREERRDDRDERWRQEDQRMKDATLGLLRRLVEVQERLLENRLPLQPLFHPPHVPYPPHPDV from the exons agcaccagcatggaccgtgagggaggtactggatctgatcgctgtatggggagaggattcagtgcttgcagaacttcgttctaaaagacgaaatgcaaaaacttttgaaaaaatctccaagggcatgatggagagaggccacaatagggactctgagcagtgccgcgtgaaagtcaaggagctcagacaagcctatcagaaaacaaaggaggcaaacggtcgctccgggtcagagccgcggacatgccgctactacgccgagctgcatgcaattctagggggggctgccaccactaccccacctttgttcgtggattctgggtcggggatagtctcgacgcctgaggattctgccgatggggtagaggaggaggaggaggaggaggaggatgagcttgcagagagcacacagcactcccttctccccaacagccaggatctttttctcaccctgactgaagtaccctcccaagccgcccaagccagtacccaagactctgaccccatggaagggacctcag cagctgcaaattcctcaagcctccctcctccatcccgaaggttatcacagataaggcgtcgtaagaagaagacgcgagacgagatgttttctgaaattatgcaatccagcaggagtgacagagctcatctgaatgagtggaaggaaacagtttcaaagtataggaaagaagtcagtgaacgtgaggacaggagggaccaacgtgaggagaggagggaccaacgtgaggagaggagagacgatcgagatgagagatggcggcaggaagaccagaggatgaaggatgcaacgctggggctgctccggcgtctggtggaggttcaggaacggctgctggaaaacagactgccgcttcagcccctgttccaccctccccatgttccgtatcctcctcacccagacgtgtaa